In Nicotiana tabacum cultivar K326 chromosome 19, ASM71507v2, whole genome shotgun sequence, one DNA window encodes the following:
- the LOC107818245 gene encoding uncharacterized protein LOC107818245 isoform X1, which yields MEVELEPRVKPLPFKVKGMSRESPSQKASHVLDPDLRNHWSTGTNTKEWILLELDEPCLLSHIRIYNKSVLEWEISAGLRYKPETFPKVRPRCEAPRRDMMYPMNYTPCRYVRISCLRGSPIAIFFVQLIGITVTGLESEFQPIFNYLLPHIISSKQDDNDMHLQLLQDITNRLGVFLPQLEADLNSFSEASEYATRFLAMLAGPLYPILRIVKERETPRSVGSISESEALRNSQSAIALTVSSNFEPRRSRNMSSLNFPTSCYLAFRPDAIFILLRKAYKDSNLGNICRVASGILLKFLEPIKAPEASLSCSEITTSVPDEGSQSEPCTPASFADYSDLFGDEFQIPEYQWDSKFTNVLDIGLVEEGILHVLYACVSQPLLCSKLADNTSDFWLALPLVQALQPALRPSINSSDPIDEDLSLWKQPFVQKALSQIVGTSSSSVYRPLLRACAGYLSSFSPSNGRAACVLIDLCSGVLAPWMPQVIAKIDLALELLEDLLPVIQCARHSFARARAALKYIVLALSGVMDDILVKYKDAKHQMLFLVEMLEPYLDPAITPVQSIIAFGNVSSVFLEKQEKNCAIALNVIRTAVQKSAVLPSLEAEWRRRSVAPSVLLSVLEPHMQLPSDVDLRQSPSAELLGPQLLNVSPCSGGASSRSGVHDDSDAKVDSDMTAQADMPEEVSLLFAPPELNRISLVSGSLEKKCTDLSSDVKKEINHIDEQATNNQFDNGALSASDYTVEYSNLHADYFQLVSYRDCQMKASEFRRLAMDLHSQCEITPEGHDAAIDALLLAAECYVNPFFMMSSRDSSSIMNKLSTKKPSKNYEVSVLRNFFEEDNDFKIVADLERKRDKFVLEIILEAAELDRKYQQNLDGKCLTPYVEGNDEKLELSQQDIKSADAITLLRQNQALLCDFLIHCLQEEEHPTHEILLQILLFLLHSGTRLNCLPELVVDTIIKSAEHLNQQLRSFYYQLKEGTGQLNERKLQAVRRRWILLQRLIIASSGCDEVSELSINYRSGFRFANLVPASAWLQKIPAFSSSTSPLARFLGWMAISRNAKQYQKERLFLISDLPQLTYLLSIFSDELAVVGYLEKKDDKKIEESGSNSNSRKGAESCSPQSGDQSFSVIHPDISQFFPSLQKEFGVFGESILEAVALQLRSLSPAIVPDLLCWFSDFCLLPFVREENQLSCSKSSGFAKGFVAKNAKAIVFYVLEAIVAEHMEAVVPEVPTLMQVLVSLCRSSYCDVSFLSSVLQLVKPIISYSLGKCSANENLVSDDSCLNLEALCFDELFDIIKDENQSTPREDGLCRAMSIFVLASVFPDLSFRRKVELLQSSISCADFASCGPTTSFHDYLCAYQAIVGNCRVLLLETLRAWGVIPCTISQLSETDISAPCDDRSEQYSTFLSDICCCSTEMNETNMDDNAGLNKKSQLKVAEVGIVLKDLEALISKLNPTIERCFRIHHKLAKSLALVSAESFVYSRCLTLVAEKVPVSEGSEGILLKTESDFTYCWKISLEGLAETILVLQENHLWELASVILGSVLAVPQHFSLDSVIGSVCSAVKNFLHGAPSITWRLHSDQWISMLFERGIHSYHECQGSLIDLFSFMLCHPEPEQRFIALKHLGKLISQDGHSGSALLCSSIRDKVTLSVSESSACEPIISAIVSGTWDQVALLASSDPSQRLRIHAMALLVNYVPFSERRNLQSFLAAADTVLQCLTKLSQPKCEGPLAQLSIVLFASACLYSPVEDISLIPENIWSSVESFALGGNERVPVSLEKRICQALCRLRNEGDEAKEMLKEALSSNSQQQIDPDFGHTRETILQVIADLSAVNSYFDFFSKECDQKVLELEEAEIEMELLQKEKAMQELSAEFKDLHQLPFLTDSARQDNRLQQIKEEIKSLEKAKLKEEVVARRQRKLLSRHARQKFLEEATLREAELLQELDREKIAEVEKEIERQRVLELERAKTRELRLSLDLEKERQTQRELQRELEQVESGVRPSRREFSSTHSSRPRERYRERENGKAGNEGTKTSMGITQPETATSSSMVAMPTLVLSGARQFSGQLPTILQSRDRSDECGSSYEENFDGSKDSGDTGSIGDADLVSALEGPSMGFGSSQRHGSRGSKSRQIVERRERDGRREGKWERKH from the exons TTGCTTCAAGATATCACAAACCGGCTGGGAGTATTCCTTCCCCAACTAGAG GCTGATCTTAACAGCTTTTCAGAAGCTTCAGAATATGCTACGCGTTTTCTTGCAATGCTTGCTGGTCCCCTCTACCCAATTCTTCGAATTGTAAAGGAAAG GGAAACGCCAAGGTCAGTAGGCAGTATTTCAGAATCTGAAGCTTTGAGGAACAGTCAATCTGCTATAGCTTTGACTGTATCCTCGAATTTTGAG CCGAGGAGATCACGCAACATGTCATCCTTGAATTTTCCCACATCTTGTTACTTAGCTTTTCGTCCAGATGCAATCTTCATTTTACTGAGGAAAGCTTACAAGGATTCTAACCTGGGAAATATTTGCAGAGTG GCCTCTGGGATTCTGTTAAAGTTTCTGGAGCCTATTAAAGCACCTGAAGCTTCACTTTCATGTAGTGAAATTACAACTTCAGTGCCTGATGAAGGATCACAATCTGAGCCTTGCACCCCTGCTTCTTTTGCTGATTACTCAGATTTGTTTGGAGATGAATTTCAGATTCCAGAATATCAGTGGGACTCCAAGTTCACTAACGTTTTAGATATTGGGCTAGTGGAGGAAGGGATTTTACATGTTCTGTATGCTTGTGTATCCCAG CCTCTGCTCTGCAGCAAGTTGGCAGATAACACTTCTGATTTTTGGTTGGCATTGCCCCTAGTTCAAGCATTGCAACCAG CACTTCGTCCTAGCATCAACAGTAGTGACCCAATTGATGAAGATTTATCTCTGTGGAAGCAACCTTTTGTACAGAAAGCCCTGTCCCAG ATTGTTGGGACTTCATCTTCATCAGTTTATCGTCCTCTGCTTCGTGCTTGTGCAGGTTACCTATCATCATTTTCACCATCAAAT GGGAGGGCTGCATGTGTGCTCATTGATCTTTGCTCTGGTGTCTTAGCTCCATGGATGCCTCAAGTAATAGCAAAG ATTGACTTAGCACTTGAGCTTTTGGAGGACCTTTTACCTGTAATCCAG TGTGCTCGCCACTCATTTGCTCGTGCACGTGCAGCCCTTAAATATATTGTCTTAGCTTTATCTGGGGTTATGGATGATATTTTGGTCAAATATAAG gatgcTAAGCACCAAATGCTTTTTCTTGTTGAGATGCTAGAACCCTATCTTGATCCTGCAATAACCCCTGTACAGAGCATTATAGCCTTTGGGAACGTTTCTTCAGTTTTTCTTGAAAAGCAAGAGAAAAATTGTGCTATTGCATTAAATGTGATTCGCACAGCTGTACAGAAGTCTGCTGTCCTTCCTTCTCTGGAAGCTGAGTGGAGGCGCAGATCAGTTGCTCCAAG TGTACTTCTCTCAGTTTTGGAACCTCACATGCAGCTTCCTTCTGACGTTGACCTTCGCCAATCTCCTAGTGCTGAGCTGCTAGGACCACAATTATTGAATGTTTCACCCTGCAGTGGTGGAGCTTCTTCCAGATCTGGCGTTCATGATGATTCGGATGCAAAAGTTGATTCCGATATGACTGCACAAGCAGACATGCCTGAGGAAGTGAGCCTTCTCTTTGCTCCACCAGAGCTCAATAGAATCTCACTAGTCTCTGGCAGCCTGGAGAAAAAGTGCACAGACTTAAGTTCTGATGTCAAAAAGGAAATTAATCACATTGATGAACAGGCTACAAACAATCAGTTTGACAATGGTGCGCTATCTGCTAGTGATTATACTGTTGAGTATTCTAATCTGCATGCTGATTACTTTCAGCTTGTGAGTTATCGAGATTGTCAGAtgaaagcttccgaatttaggcGTTTAGCTATGGACTTGCATTCTCAGTGTGAGATCACTCCCGAGGGTCATGATGCTGCCATAGATGCTTTGCTTTTAGCAGCAGAATGCTACGTTAATCCATTCTTTATGATGTCTTCCCGGGACAGTTCATCTATTATGAACAAACTGAGTACTAAGAAGCCTAGTAAAAACTATGAAGTTTCTGTTCTTCGAAATTTTTTTGAGGAGGACAATGACTTCAAAATTGTAGCAGATCTTGAGAGGAAAAGGGACAAATTTGTTCTTGAAATAATTCTTGAAGCAGCCGAGCTTGACAGGAAGTATCAGCAGAACTTGGACGGGAAATGTCTGACTCCCTATGTTGAAGGGAATGACGAAAAACTTGAATTGTCTCAGCAAGATATAAAATCAGCAGATGCTATCACCTTACTTCGTCAAAACCAAGCACTTTTATGCGACTTTTTAATTCATTGTCTGCAGGAGGAGGAGCACCCGACACATGAGATACTACTGCAAATTCTGCTGTTTCTATTGCACTCTGGAACTAGATTGAACTGTCTCCCTGAACTCGTTGTTGACActataataaaatctgcggagcACTTAAACCAGCAGCTGAGATCTTTTTATTATCAATTAAAAGAAGGAACTGGCCAGTTGAATGAGCGGAAGCTGCAAGCAGTTCGACGTCGCTGGATCCTTCTTCAAAGATTGATAATTGCTTCAAGTGGTTGTGATGAAGTGTCCGAGCTTTCAATTAACTACAGGAGTGGTTTTCGGTTTGCTAATCTAGTTCCTGCTTCAGCTTGGCTGCAGAAAATACCTGCATTCTCATCTTCAACTTCTCCCCTTGCCCGATTTCTTGGCTGGATGGCAATATCTCGTAATGCTAAACAGTATCAGAAGGAGAGACTCTTCCTTATCTCAGATCTTCCACAGTTGACATATCTTCTGTCTATATTTTCAGATGAGCTTGCTGTAGTAGGTTACCTGGAGAAGAAAGATGACAAGAAAATTGAAGAATCTGGTAGCAATTCCAATTCCAGGAAAGGGGCTGAAAGTTGTAGTCCACAGAGTGGAGATCAGTCTTTTTCTGTTATACACCCCGACATAAGTCAGTTTTTTCCCAGTTTGCAAAAAGAGTTTGGAGTTTTTGGGGAATCGATATTGGAGGCTGTTGCTTTGCAATTAAGATCTCTTTCTCCTGCTATTGTACCTGATTTATTATGttggttttctgatttttgtttattGCCTTTTGTTCGAGAAGAGAACCAACTTTCTTGTAGTAAATCTAGTGGGTTTGCAAAAGGTTTTGTTGCTAAGAATGCAAAAGCAATTGTCTTTTATGTGCTTGAAGCCATTGTAGCTGAGCATATGGAAGCAGTGGTACCAGAAGTACCGACTTTGATGCAAGTTCTTGTTTCCTTGTGTAGGTCTTCATATTGTGATGTGTCATTTCTCAGCTCAGTGTTACAATTGGTAAAGCCAATTATCTCATATTCTTTGGGAAAATGTTCTGCCAATGAAAACTTAGTGAGTGATGATTCATGTCTTAATTTAGAAGCACTATGCTTTGATGAACTTTTTGACATCATCAAAGATGAGAACCAGAGCACTCCAAGAGAGGATGGACTATGCAGGGCAATGTCAATTTTTGTTTTGGCATCAGTGTTTCCTGATCTATCCTTCCGACGCAAAGTTGAACTATTGCAGTCTTCTATATCCTGTGCTGATTTTGCTTCTTGTGGGCCAACAACTTCATTTCATGATTATCTTTGTGCATATCAGGCTATTGTAGGAAATTGCAGAGTTTTGCTCCTCGAGACATTGAGAGCCTGGGGTGTCATTCCCTGCACTATATCGCAGTTGTCTGAAACGGATATTTCCGCACCATGTGATGATAGATCTGAACAGTACTCAACTTTTCTTTCGGATATCTGCTGCTGTTCAACTGAGATGAATGAAACGAACATGGATGATAATGCTGGTTTGAACAAAAAATCTCAGCTCAAAGTTGCGGAAGTTGGAATAGTCTTAAAGGACCTAGAGGCACTCATTTCTAAGCTCAATCCAACTATTGAACGATGCTTTAGGATTCACCATAAATTAGCAAAGAGTCTAGCCCTTGTTTCTGCAGAAAGCTTTGTGTACTCAAGATGCTTAACTTTGGTTGCTGAGAAAGTTCCAGTTTCTGAAGGCAGTGAGGGAATTCTGCTCAAGACAGAATCTGATTTCACTTATTGTTGGAAAATCAGTCTTGAAGGACTTGCAGAAACGATTCTAGTGCTTCAAGAGAACCATTTGTGGGAGCTCGCTTCTGTGATCCTTGGTTCGGTACTTGCTGTTCCTCAACACTTTTCTTTGGATAGTGTAATTGGCAGTGTATGCTCTGCAGTTAAAAATTTCTTGCATGGTGCCCCAAGTATTACTTGGAGGCTTCACAGTGATCAGTGGATTTCTATGCTATTTGAAAGAGGCATCCATAGCTACCATGAATGTCAAGGTTCTCTGATTGATCTGTTCTCTTTCATGCTTTGCCATCCAGAGCCTGAACAACGATTTATTGCACTTAAGCACTTGGGGAAGCTCATAAGCCAAGATGGACATAGTGGGTCTGCTTTATTATGTTCTAGTATTCGTGATAAAGTAACCTTATCAGTAAGCGAGTCTTCTGCATGTGAGCCGATCATATCTGCTATTGTTTCTGGTACGTGGGATCAAGTAGCTTTGCTGGCTTCATCTGACCCATCACAGCGTTTAAGAATCCATGCCATGGCACTTCTTGTGAACTATGTGCCATTCTCTGAAAGGCGCAACTTGCAATCATTTCTTGCAGCAGCTGATACAGTTCTACAGTGTTTGACAAAACTATCGCAACCAAAATGTGAAGGCCCATTAGCACAACTCTCGATTGTACTTTTTGCCAGTGCTTGCCTGTACTCTCCAGTTGAAGATATTTCACTGATTCCTGAAAATATTTGGAGCAGTGTTGAAAGTTTTGCATTAGGAGGAAATG AAAGAGTCCCTGTCAGCCTTGAGAAAAGAATTTGTCAAGCTTTATGTAGGCTGAGAAATGAAGGGGATGAGGCTAAAGAG ATGTTGAAAGAAGCTCTCTCTTCAAATTCCCAGCAGCAAATCGATCCAGATTTTGGTCATACACGCGAAACAATCCTTCAG GTCATAGCTGATTTGTCTGCTGTCAactcatattttgattttttctcaAAGGAATGTGACCAAAAGGTTCTG GAATTGGAGGAGGCCGAGATTGAAATGGAACTTCTTCAGAAGGAAAAAGCAATGCAGGAATTATCGGCTGAATTTAAAGATTTGCATCAGCTTCCCTTCCTAACTG ATTCGGCAAGGCAAGATAACCGCTTGCAGCAAATCAAAGAGGAAATCAAATCCTT AGAGAAGGCCAAACTCAAAGAGGAGGTTGTAGCACGCAGGCAAAGGAAGCTACTCAGTAGGCATGCCCGTCAAAAATTCTTGGAAGAGGCAACTCTTCGCGAAGCTGAACTTCTACAAGAGCTGGATAG AGAGAAGATAGCTGAAGTAGAAAAGGAAATCGAGAGACAACGTGTGCTGGAGCTTGAGCGCGCAAAAACCAGGGAGTTGCGGCTCAGCCTTGACCTAGAGAAGGAAAGGCAAACACAG AGGGAACTGCAACGAGAACTTGAGCAAGTTGAGTCTGGAGTTAGACCATCGAGGCGAGAATTTTCATCCACACACAGTAG TAGGCCACGAGAAAGATACCGTGAAAGGGAAAATGGAAAAGCAGGTAATGAAGGGACCAAAACAAGCATGGGGATAACACAGCCCGAAACTGCAACGAGCTCATCAATGGTGGCCATGCCTACCCTGGTTCTATCAGGGGCTAGGCAATTCTCTGGCCAACTTCCAACTATTTTGCAATCACGTGACAGATCAGACGAATGTGGTAGCAGCTACGAAGAAAACTTTGATGGTAGTAAAGACTCGGGGGACACGGGAAGTATTGGGGATGCAGACTTAGTATCAGCACTTGAGGGACCGTCCATGGGCTTTGGGTCGTCTCAAAGGCATGGTTCCCGGGGGAGTAAGTCTAGGCAAATTGTGGAACGGAGAGAACGGGATGGCAGACGGGAAGGTAAATGGGAGAGAAAACATTAG